In a genomic window of Streptomyces sp. NBC_01142:
- a CDS encoding Lrp/AsnC family transcriptional regulator: MVQAYILIQTEVGKASTVAETIGKIPGVIQAEDVTGPYDVIVRAQAETVDDLGRMVVAKVQQVDGITRTLTCPVVHL; encoded by the coding sequence GTGGTACAGGCGTACATCCTCATCCAGACCGAAGTGGGCAAGGCGTCGACCGTCGCCGAGACCATCGGCAAGATTCCGGGAGTGATTCAGGCCGAGGACGTAACCGGCCCCTATGACGTGATTGTGCGCGCCCAGGCCGAGACGGTCGACGATCTCGGTCGCATGGTGGTCGCCAAAGTCCAGCAAGTGGACGGCATCACCCGCACCCTGACCTGCCCGGTCGTGCACCTGTAG
- a CDS encoding NAD(P)H-dependent glycerol-3-phosphate dehydrogenase encodes MTHPVKAAVFGTGSWGTAFGMVLADAGCEVTLWGRRAELVEAVNSTRTNPDYLPGIELPGTIRATTDPAEALHGADFTVLAVPSQTLRGNLAEWAPKLPAGTVLVSLMKGVELGTAKRMSEVIEEVAEVPAERVAVVTGPNLAKEIAQRRPAAAVVACRDEAVAQRLQAACHTPYFRPYTNTDVVGCELGGAVKNVIGLAVGIADGMGLGDNAKGSLITRGLAETTRLGLAMGADPLTFSGLAGLGDLVATCSSPLSRNHTFGTNLGRGMTLQETIAVTKQTAEGVKSCESVLDLARRHGVDMPITEMVVGIVHEGKPPVVALKELMSRAAKPERR; translated from the coding sequence GTGACACACCCCGTAAAGGCAGCCGTCTTCGGAACGGGCTCATGGGGCACGGCGTTCGGCATGGTGCTCGCGGACGCGGGCTGCGAGGTGACCCTCTGGGGCCGCCGCGCCGAACTCGTCGAGGCCGTCAACAGCACCCGTACCAACCCCGACTATCTGCCGGGAATTGAGCTTCCCGGCACGATCCGGGCCACCACCGACCCGGCCGAGGCCCTGCACGGTGCCGACTTCACGGTCCTCGCCGTTCCCTCGCAGACCCTGCGCGGCAACCTCGCGGAATGGGCGCCCAAGCTACCGGCCGGCACCGTCCTCGTCTCGCTGATGAAGGGCGTCGAACTCGGCACCGCCAAGCGGATGAGCGAGGTCATCGAAGAGGTCGCCGAGGTCCCCGCCGAGCGCGTCGCCGTCGTCACAGGCCCCAATCTCGCCAAGGAGATCGCCCAGCGCCGGCCGGCCGCGGCCGTGGTCGCCTGCCGCGACGAAGCCGTCGCCCAGCGGCTTCAGGCCGCCTGCCACACCCCGTACTTCCGCCCGTACACCAACACCGACGTCGTCGGCTGCGAACTGGGCGGCGCCGTCAAGAACGTCATCGGGCTGGCCGTCGGCATCGCGGACGGCATGGGCCTCGGCGACAACGCCAAGGGCTCGCTGATCACCCGCGGTCTGGCCGAGACCACCCGCCTCGGCCTCGCCATGGGCGCCGACCCGCTGACCTTCTCCGGCCTCGCCGGACTGGGCGATCTGGTCGCGACCTGCTCCTCGCCGCTCTCCCGCAACCACACCTTCGGCACCAACCTCGGGCGCGGGATGACGCTCCAGGAGACCATCGCGGTCACCAAGCAGACCGCCGAGGGCGTCAAGTCCTGTGAATCGGTGCTGGATCTGGCGCGCAGGCACGGCGTCGACATGCCCATCACCGAGATGGTCGTCGGCATCGTCCACGAGGGCAAGCCGCCGGTGGTCGCCCTCAAGGAGCTGATGTCGCGTGCCGCGAAGCCCGAGCGCCGCTGA
- a CDS encoding DUF3515 domain-containing protein, which translates to MTSSRRRPFFLSAAAVVLLAAAGCSSTDAPASITVPSASPEEAALCRALHEELPDSVAGMDRKDPEPASELTAGWGDAAIVLRCGVPRPEKMNDPEADGVTVGGVDYLLEQQDDGSFRFTTTYRKAYVEVTLTKKYASDVTPLIPLGAPIKKTVPASL; encoded by the coding sequence GTGACGTCTTCCCGCCGCCGGCCCTTCTTCCTGTCCGCCGCCGCCGTTGTGCTGTTGGCTGCCGCGGGCTGTTCCTCCACGGACGCACCGGCATCGATCACGGTTCCCAGCGCTTCGCCGGAGGAAGCCGCCTTGTGCCGTGCGCTGCACGAGGAGCTGCCCGATTCCGTCGCCGGAATGGACCGCAAGGACCCCGAACCGGCTTCCGAACTCACCGCCGGCTGGGGCGATGCCGCGATCGTACTGCGCTGCGGCGTCCCCCGGCCGGAGAAGATGAACGACCCCGAGGCAGACGGGGTGACGGTGGGCGGCGTCGACTATCTGCTGGAGCAGCAGGACGACGGGTCGTTCCGCTTCACCACGACCTACCGGAAGGCGTACGTCGAGGTGACGCTCACCAAGAAGTACGCCTCCGACGTCACCCCGCTGATCCCGCTGGGCGCACCGATCAAGAAGACCGTGCCGGCCAGCCTTTGA
- a CDS encoding D-alanine--D-alanine ligase family protein gives MSSENLPQSPEQQLRKPRVAVVFGGRSSEHGISVVTAGAVMRSIDRTKYDVLPIGITTDGRWALTADEPDRMTIADRKTPSVEQLAESAQGGVVLSVDPGSREVVYSEPGSVPKALGEVDVVFPVLHGPYGEDGTLQGLLELSGVPYVGSGVLASAVGQDKEYMKRVFISFGLPVGPYLVIRPREWEKDASAARKKIIDFAGDHGWPLFVKPARAGSSIGITKVDDLSGLDAAIEEAQRHDPKILVESLLRGREIECGVLEFEDGPRASVPAEIPPVSSHEFYDFEAKYIDSAAGLVPAPLTDEQTAEVRRLAVEAFDAASCEGLVRADFFLTEDGEFVINEINTMPGFTPISMYPRMWQESGVSYPELVDMLIQAALRRTTGLR, from the coding sequence ATGAGCAGCGAGAACCTCCCCCAGAGCCCTGAGCAGCAGCTCCGCAAGCCGCGCGTAGCCGTCGTCTTCGGCGGTCGCAGCTCCGAACACGGGATCTCCGTGGTCACCGCCGGCGCCGTGATGCGGTCCATCGACCGTACGAAGTACGACGTACTGCCGATCGGCATCACGACGGACGGCCGGTGGGCGCTCACCGCCGACGAGCCGGACCGGATGACCATCGCCGACCGCAAGACGCCGAGCGTCGAGCAGCTGGCCGAGTCCGCCCAGGGCGGAGTGGTGCTCTCCGTCGATCCTGGCAGCCGCGAAGTCGTCTACAGCGAGCCCGGCTCCGTGCCCAAGGCGCTCGGCGAGGTCGACGTCGTCTTCCCGGTACTGCACGGTCCGTACGGCGAGGACGGCACCCTCCAGGGACTGCTGGAGCTCTCCGGCGTCCCGTACGTCGGCTCCGGCGTCCTCGCCTCGGCCGTCGGCCAGGACAAGGAGTACATGAAGCGGGTCTTCATCTCCTTCGGCCTGCCCGTCGGCCCGTACCTGGTGATCCGCCCCCGGGAGTGGGAGAAGGACGCCTCCGCGGCCCGCAAGAAGATCATCGACTTCGCGGGCGACCACGGCTGGCCGCTCTTCGTGAAGCCGGCCCGCGCCGGGTCGTCGATCGGCATCACCAAGGTCGACGACCTCTCCGGACTGGACGCGGCGATCGAGGAGGCACAGCGCCACGACCCCAAGATCCTGGTGGAGTCGCTGCTGCGTGGCCGCGAGATCGAGTGCGGGGTGCTGGAGTTCGAGGACGGCCCGCGCGCCAGCGTGCCGGCCGAGATCCCGCCGGTCTCCTCGCACGAGTTCTACGACTTCGAGGCCAAGTACATCGACTCGGCGGCCGGTCTTGTGCCCGCGCCGCTGACCGACGAGCAGACCGCCGAGGTGCGCCGGCTCGCGGTCGAGGCGTTCGATGCCGCGTCCTGCGAGGGGCTGGTCCGCGCCGACTTCTTCCTCACCGAGGACGGCGAGTTCGTGATCAACGAGATCAACACCATGCCGGGCTTCACGCCGATCTCCATGTACCCGCGGATGTGGCAGGAGAGCGGGGTCAGCTACCCGGAGCTGGTGGACATGCTGATCCAGGCGGCGCTGCGCCGCACGACCGGACTGCGCTAG
- a CDS encoding 1-acyl-sn-glycerol-3-phosphate acyltransferase → MSRRRIGFWYRLAAVIAKPPLLVLFKRDWRGMENIPADGGFITAVNHNSYLDPLSYGHFQYNTGRVPRLLAKAALFDVPFVGMILRGTGQIPVYRETTNALDAFRAAVDAVERGECVAFYPEGTLTRDPDVWPMAGKTGVARVALMTKAPVIPIAQWGANLAMPPYAKENKFRFFPRKTLQVQAGPPVDLVRFHGLEPTPEVLREVTEAIMAAITALLEEVRGEPAPPEPFDHRRAREEQRRKAAGEGTK, encoded by the coding sequence GTGTCCCGCCGTAGAATCGGCTTCTGGTACCGCCTGGCGGCGGTCATCGCTAAACCGCCGCTGTTGGTTCTGTTCAAGCGGGACTGGCGGGGAATGGAAAACATTCCGGCCGACGGCGGATTCATCACCGCGGTCAATCACAACTCGTATCTGGACCCGCTTTCCTACGGACACTTCCAGTACAACACCGGACGAGTGCCGCGGCTGCTGGCCAAGGCCGCCCTCTTCGACGTCCCTTTTGTGGGGATGATCCTGCGGGGCACCGGACAGATTCCCGTGTACCGCGAGACCACCAACGCACTGGACGCCTTCCGCGCTGCCGTGGACGCCGTCGAGCGCGGCGAATGCGTCGCCTTCTATCCGGAAGGCACCCTCACCCGCGACCCGGATGTGTGGCCCATGGCCGGCAAGACCGGTGTGGCACGCGTCGCGCTGATGACCAAGGCCCCGGTCATCCCCATCGCGCAGTGGGGCGCCAACCTGGCGATGCCGCCGTACGCCAAGGAGAACAAATTCCGGTTCTTCCCCCGTAAGACGCTTCAGGTACAGGCCGGACCCCCGGTCGACCTCGTCCGGTTCCACGGACTCGAGCCCACCCCCGAGGTGCTGCGCGAGGTGACCGAGGCCATCATGGCCGCGATCACCGCGCTGCTCGAGGAGGTACGCGGCGAACCGGCGCCGCCCGAGCCGTTCGACCACCGCAGGGCACGTGAAGAACAGCGGCGCAAGGCCGCGGGGGAGGGAACCAAGTGA
- the cofC gene encoding 2-phospho-L-lactate guanylyltransferase, with product MRMDGELATNTDPMAPWSLVVPLKPLLLAKSRLAAAADGILRPHLALAFAQDTVAAALACPAVRDVAVVTDDPAAAAELAALGARIVPDTPAAGLNAALSYGAEAVRAVRPGAAVAALNADLPALRPEELARVLAGASVFPRAFLTDAAGIGTTLLSAASGMELRPAFGGQSRRRHSASGAAEILLDGVDSVRQDVDTGDDLEAALMLGVGPRTAERWEAGAHALDGSRDG from the coding sequence ATGCGCATGGACGGAGAGCTCGCCACGAACACCGACCCAATGGCCCCGTGGTCCCTGGTCGTCCCGCTGAAGCCCCTCTTACTGGCCAAGAGCAGGCTCGCGGCTGCCGCGGACGGCATTCTGCGGCCGCATCTCGCTCTCGCCTTCGCCCAGGACACCGTGGCCGCGGCGCTGGCCTGCCCGGCCGTGCGAGATGTGGCAGTCGTCACGGACGATCCGGCGGCAGCGGCCGAGCTCGCCGCACTGGGGGCGCGGATCGTGCCGGACACCCCGGCGGCCGGGCTCAACGCGGCCCTGTCCTACGGAGCGGAGGCGGTGCGCGCGGTGCGCCCCGGCGCGGCGGTCGCCGCGCTCAACGCCGATCTGCCCGCATTGCGCCCCGAAGAATTGGCGCGGGTACTGGCGGGAGCTTCGGTATTTCCCCGGGCATTTCTGACGGATGCGGCAGGAATCGGCACCACATTGCTCTCGGCCGCTTCCGGCATGGAATTGCGCCCCGCATTCGGCGGGCAGTCGCGGCGTCGGCATTCGGCGTCGGGGGCTGCGGAAATCCTGCTCGACGGCGTCGATTCGGTGCGGCAGGACGTGGACACCGGGGACGATCTGGAGGCGGCGCTCATGCTGGGCGTGGGGCCGCGCACCGCGGAGCGCTGGGAGGCCGGCGCCCACGCCTTGGACGGATCACGGGACGGATAG